Below is a genomic region from Ferrimicrobium sp..
CCTCGACCTCAGGGACTCGAAGGCCGTTCGCTGCCTTGATCACGATCAGTATGACGAACGTTACCACAGCAGTAAACGCGATAACAGCGATAACAGCGATTGCCTGATCTCCGAGGGAGGCCCAGTGCCCGAAGATCAATCCGTTGATATGCGAGCCGTTTGTTCTTACTAAACCGGCGGGGTTGGAGCGATAATCCGCAAAGATGCCAACGAGCAGCATGCCGAAGGATCCACCTACTCCATGGCACGCGACTACGCCAAAGGCGTCATCGAATCGCTTCCAACGCAGCAAGAGGCGAGCCGCCGAGAAGCTCACGACCCCTGCAAGGGCGCCGATGAGCAGCGCTGGCATTGGGCCTACAAAGCCGGACGCTGGTGTGATGGTGGCGAGACCTACCACGCCACCGGTGGCGATCCCGATGACCGTGACCCGACCGGTAACGGCTCGCTCCATGAACGCCCAGAGAATACTTGCACTGGCTGCTGCCAGCTGAGTGGCCACGAAGGCGTTTGCGGCAAGCTGGCCGGAGCCGAGAGCCGACCCCGCATTAAAGCCAAACCAGCCGAACCAAAGGATACCTGCACCGAGGAGCACCAAGGGGACTGAATGTGGTGCATAGGTCGCACGGGACTGCTTGATTCTTGGGCCTAACATCAAGACGAAGATCAGGGCGGCGGTACCAGCACTCGCGTGTACTACCGCGCCACCGGCGAAGTCTCGTGCGCCCAGTCGATAAAGCCAACCACTTGAGTCAAAAAGCCAGTGTGCAAGGAGAGGGTAGACGACGATACTCCAAGCGAGGACGAAGGCGACCCAAGAACTGAACTTCACGCGTCCAGCGATAGCACC
It encodes:
- a CDS encoding ammonium transporter, giving the protein MNAGDTAWLLASAALVMFMTVGLAFFYGGLEPQRNVLHMLMMNFFSISLVTVSWVSIGFSLAFGPDMGHGFIGDLHYAFLMHMGGVWPGTHVPKLAFMAFQLMFAIITPALVSGAIAGRVKFSSWVAFVLAWSIVVYPLLAHWLFDSSGWLYRLGARDFAGGAVVHASAGTAALIFVLMLGPRIKQSRATYAPHSVPLVLLGAGILWFGWFGFNAGSALGSGQLAANAFVATQLAAASASILWAFMERAVTGRVTVIGIATGGVVGLATITPASGFVGPMPALLIGALAGVVSFSAARLLLRWKRFDDAFGVVACHGVGGSFGMLLVGIFADYRSNPAGLVRTNGSHINGLIFGHWASLGDQAIAVIAVIAFTAVVTFVILIVIKAANGLRVPEVEEVGATGLNSLFDQVAYESEPAPANN